In Rhodoligotrophos defluvii, a genomic segment contains:
- a CDS encoding DUF2905 domain-containing protein yields MSRTLIIIGLAIAAAGLLWPWLRELGLGKLPGDILIERENFTFYAPITTGLLISVVLSLVLWLINR; encoded by the coding sequence ATGTCTCGCACCCTGATCATCATCGGTTTGGCCATTGCCGCAGCCGGCCTGCTGTGGCCCTGGCTGCGCGAGCTTGGGCTCGGCAAGCTGCCAGGTGACATCCTCATCGAGCGCGAGAACTTCACCTTTTATGCACCCATCACCACCGGGCTGCTCATCAGCGTGGTGCTTTCTCTGGTGCTATGGCTAATCAATCGTTGA
- the purH gene encoding bifunctional phosphoribosylaminoimidazolecarboxamide formyltransferase/IMP cyclohydrolase, with product MPDLVPVRRALLSVSDKRGVADLARRLHERGIGLISTGGTARMLIDAGLPVEDVSSVTGFPEMMDGRVKTLHPKIHGGLLAIRSNPEHEAARLAHDIPRIDLLVVNLYPFEETLARKASTAETIENIDIGGPAMIRAAAKNHQDVAVVVDPVDYAPLLDELAAHDGATSLALRRRLAAKAFSRTAAYDAAISNWFLGEVDAPDETYRAFGGKLLQPLRYGENPHQAAAFYKTAEQRFGVASARQVQGKELSYNNINDTDAAFECVAEFDPAETAAVVIVKHANPCGAAVGDTLAEAYRKALRCDPVSAFGGIIALNRPMDAEVAEEIAKLFTEVIIAPDADEAALAVLAAKKNLRVLLTGGLPDPRAPGVLVKSVAGGLLVQGRDTGRTDPASLKVVTKRAPTPREFADLCFAFTLCKHVKSNAIVYAKEGATVGIGAGQMSRVDSARTAARKAADAAQAAGLTEPLTHGSVVASDAFFPFADGLLAAVEAGATAVIQPGGSMRDDEVIAAADEAGLAMVFTGIRHFRH from the coding sequence ATGCCCGATCTCGTCCCCGTCCGCCGTGCCCTGTTGTCGGTTTCCGACAAGAGGGGAGTGGCCGATCTTGCCCGCCGGCTGCACGAACGCGGAATCGGCCTGATCTCCACTGGCGGCACCGCGCGGATGCTGATCGACGCGGGGCTCCCGGTCGAGGATGTGTCCAGCGTGACCGGCTTCCCCGAGATGATGGACGGCCGAGTGAAGACGCTGCATCCCAAGATTCATGGCGGCCTGCTCGCCATTCGCAGCAACCCCGAGCACGAGGCGGCACGCCTCGCCCATGATATCCCGCGCATCGACCTGCTGGTGGTCAACCTCTACCCCTTCGAGGAAACACTGGCCCGGAAGGCCTCCACCGCCGAGACCATCGAAAACATCGATATTGGCGGCCCGGCGATGATTCGCGCGGCGGCAAAGAACCACCAGGACGTGGCGGTTGTGGTCGACCCAGTTGACTACGCCCCCTTACTGGACGAGCTTGCTGCTCATGACGGTGCGACGAGTCTTGCCCTTCGTCGCCGCCTGGCCGCCAAGGCCTTCTCCCGCACCGCTGCCTATGATGCCGCCATCAGCAACTGGTTCCTGGGTGAGGTCGACGCGCCAGACGAGACCTATCGCGCTTTCGGCGGCAAGCTGTTGCAGCCCCTGCGCTATGGCGAGAACCCGCATCAGGCGGCAGCGTTCTACAAGACGGCGGAGCAGCGTTTCGGCGTGGCCTCCGCCCGGCAGGTTCAGGGCAAGGAGCTGTCCTACAACAACATAAACGACACGGACGCCGCCTTCGAATGCGTCGCCGAGTTCGACCCGGCCGAGACAGCCGCGGTGGTGATCGTCAAGCACGCCAATCCATGCGGCGCCGCGGTGGGCGACACACTGGCGGAAGCTTATCGCAAGGCCCTGCGCTGCGATCCGGTGAGCGCGTTTGGCGGCATTATCGCCCTCAACCGGCCCATGGACGCGGAGGTGGCGGAAGAGATCGCCAAGCTGTTCACTGAGGTCATCATCGCCCCAGACGCCGACGAGGCCGCGCTCGCCGTGCTTGCGGCCAAGAAGAACCTGCGGGTGCTGCTCACCGGCGGTCTGCCCGACCCCCGCGCGCCGGGTGTGCTGGTGAAATCGGTTGCGGGCGGCCTGCTCGTTCAGGGGCGCGATACCGGCCGCACGGATCCCGCATCACTCAAGGTGGTCACCAAGCGCGCGCCCACACCGCGGGAGTTCGCGGATCTTTGCTTCGCCTTCACTCTTTGCAAGCACGTGAAATCGAACGCCATCGTCTATGCCAAGGAGGGGGCCACGGTCGGCATCGGCGCCGGTCAGATGAGCCGGGTGGATTCCGCCCGCACCGCCGCGCGCAAGGCAGCGGATGCGGCGCAGGCGGCCGGCCTGACGGAGCCCCTAACCCACGGCTCGGTGGTGGCTTCGGACGCATTCTTTCCCTTCGCCGATGGCCTGCTGGCGGCAGTGGAAGCCGGCGCCACCGCCGTCATCCAGCCCGGCGGCTCCATGCGTGATGATGAGGTGATCGCCGCGGCGGATGAGGCAGGATTGGCCATGGTGTTCACGGGCATCCGCCATTTCCGGCACTGA
- the modB gene encoding molybdate ABC transporter permease subunit has translation MGVLTSAEIEALLLSLKISVVAVACALPFAIAAALVLARCRFPGKTIVDGMLHLPLILPPVVMGYLLLVLLGTKAPLGAWLMETFGIRFVFSWTGAALAAALVTFPFQLRAIRLSLEAVDYGLETAAETLGAGPLDRLFAITLPLALPGIIAGAITAFAASLGEFGAIITFVSNIPGETRTIPLAIYTAIQTPGGEAAAARLAGLSIILALVGLFLAEFSARRLKAYLAG, from the coding sequence ATGGGCGTGCTGACCTCAGCGGAAATCGAGGCCCTTCTGCTCAGCCTGAAGATCTCCGTGGTTGCGGTGGCTTGCGCATTGCCGTTCGCAATCGCGGCGGCCCTGGTGCTGGCGCGCTGCCGTTTCCCGGGCAAGACGATCGTGGACGGCATGCTGCACCTGCCGCTGATCCTGCCGCCGGTGGTCATGGGCTACCTCCTTTTAGTCCTGCTCGGGACAAAGGCGCCGCTCGGCGCATGGCTCATGGAAACATTCGGCATCCGTTTCGTGTTCAGCTGGACCGGTGCTGCGCTCGCCGCCGCCCTCGTGACCTTCCCGTTCCAGCTGCGGGCCATCAGGTTGTCGCTGGAGGCGGTCGACTACGGCTTGGAGACCGCAGCTGAGACGCTGGGCGCAGGGCCGCTCGACCGGCTGTTCGCAATCACTCTGCCTTTGGCCCTGCCGGGCATCATTGCCGGCGCCATTACCGCCTTCGCCGCAAGCCTCGGGGAGTTCGGCGCGATCATCACCTTCGTTTCCAATATTCCCGGCGAGACCCGAACCATTCCGCTCGCCATCTACACGGCGATCCAGACCCCCGGGGGCGAGGCCGCGGCCGCGCGGCTGGCGGGCTTGTCCATTATTCTGGCTCTGGTAGGGCTGTTCCTGGCCGAGTTCAGCGCCCGAAGGCTCAAGGCCTATCTCGCCGGATGA
- the modA gene encoding molybdate ABC transporter substrate-binding protein produces the protein MRRFFGMLLTLAGLALAGASSDARADGAVTVFAAASLTDALQTSAEAYTRETGQPLRFSFASSSTLARQIELGAPAQIFASADEQWMDYLAKRQMIVAGSRTSPIGNSLVLVAPAASAQQPVELSSALDLPALLGPEGRLSVGDPDHVPAGIYARQALTKLGLWRSVEPRLARADNVRAALALVERGEAPLGIVYATDARQSDKVKVLATFPAEVTPPITYPFAIASGQDRPEVRQAFAFITGPKAQEIYRTFGFKVK, from the coding sequence ATGAGACGGTTTTTCGGCATGTTGCTGACGCTGGCGGGGCTGGCTCTCGCTGGCGCATCTTCAGATGCACGGGCTGACGGCGCAGTGACCGTGTTTGCAGCGGCAAGTCTGACCGATGCCCTGCAGACCTCAGCCGAGGCCTATACGCGCGAAACAGGGCAGCCGCTGCGCTTCTCCTTCGCCTCGTCCTCGACCTTGGCGCGGCAGATCGAGCTTGGCGCCCCGGCGCAGATCTTCGCCTCGGCCGATGAGCAGTGGATGGACTATCTCGCCAAGCGCCAGATGATCGTCGCGGGCAGCCGGACCAGCCCCATCGGCAACAGCCTGGTGCTTGTCGCGCCGGCAGCAAGTGCGCAGCAGCCGGTCGAGCTTTCCTCCGCGCTTGACCTCCCGGCTCTGCTTGGTCCTGAAGGGCGGCTTTCGGTCGGAGACCCCGATCACGTGCCGGCCGGGATCTATGCCAGGCAGGCGCTGACGAAGCTCGGCTTGTGGAGATCCGTGGAGCCGCGGCTCGCGCGTGCCGACAATGTGCGGGCCGCCCTTGCGCTGGTGGAGCGAGGGGAGGCGCCGCTTGGCATCGTCTATGCCACGGATGCGCGGCAATCGGACAAGGTGAAGGTGCTCGCCACCTTTCCCGCCGAGGTCACCCCACCCATCACTTACCCCTTTGCCATCGCGAGCGGACAGGATAGGCCGGAGGTGCGCCAGGCCTTCGCCTTCATCACCGGCCCCAAGGCGCAGGAGATTTACCGGACCTTCGGCTTCAAGGTGAAGTGA
- a CDS encoding SLC13 family permease, which produces MSGLVTAVFCLTYMGMALGRLPGLAVDRTGIALIGITILIASGALPLSEAARAVDLPTIILLFALMIVSAQFQGSGFYDLCARAVTSSAQHPARLLALLIGVTGLLSALLTNDVVVFALTPLICQGLLARGLDPRPYLIALAGAANAGSAATLIGNPQNILIGQVGQIDFWRFAAICTPVAIASLAIVYATVRLTWAAALAQKPRPSTAAAPAEADRFQIGKGFAGLVLLVALFATDIPREVSALGIAGIMLLSRRISSRNLLQLVDWPLLLLFLALFGITAAFAQTGLAAAALGWAAERNLTPAQLPVLAPLALLLSNTIGNVPAVILLTTLLPDLSEQTLIALSLLSTLAGNLLLTGSIANIIVAERASRAGVGLSFSDFAHSGIPMTLASFAVALIWLYALL; this is translated from the coding sequence GTGTCGGGTCTCGTCACTGCGGTCTTCTGCCTGACCTATATGGGCATGGCGCTTGGGCGTCTGCCCGGCCTGGCGGTGGACCGCACCGGCATCGCCCTGATCGGCATCACCATTCTCATCGCGTCCGGGGCCCTGCCCCTGTCCGAAGCAGCGCGGGCGGTAGACCTGCCGACCATCATCCTGCTGTTCGCGCTGATGATCGTCTCGGCCCAGTTCCAGGGCTCCGGCTTCTACGACCTCTGCGCCCGCGCCGTAACCAGCAGCGCGCAACATCCGGCCCGGCTCCTGGCCCTGCTGATCGGCGTTACCGGCCTTCTTTCGGCACTACTGACCAATGATGTCGTGGTCTTCGCCTTGACGCCGCTGATCTGCCAGGGCCTGCTTGCCCGCGGGCTCGATCCCCGCCCCTATCTGATCGCGTTGGCCGGCGCGGCCAATGCCGGCTCGGCGGCAACCCTCATCGGCAATCCGCAGAACATCCTCATCGGCCAGGTCGGGCAAATCGACTTCTGGCGTTTCGCGGCGATCTGCACGCCGGTGGCCATCGCGAGCCTGGCCATCGTCTACGCAACGGTGCGGCTCACTTGGGCAGCCGCCCTGGCGCAGAAGCCAAGGCCGTCGACAGCGGCAGCACCGGCTGAAGCCGACCGGTTCCAGATCGGCAAGGGCTTTGCCGGCCTTGTGCTACTGGTCGCCCTCTTCGCAACGGATATCCCCCGTGAGGTCAGCGCCCTTGGCATCGCCGGCATCATGCTGCTCTCTCGCCGCATCTCCAGCCGCAATCTGCTGCAGCTGGTCGACTGGCCACTGCTGCTGCTCTTCCTGGCACTATTCGGCATTACCGCGGCATTTGCTCAGACCGGGCTTGCCGCTGCGGCCCTGGGTTGGGCGGCCGAGCGGAACCTGACCCCGGCGCAGCTTCCCGTCCTGGCGCCGCTTGCGCTGCTTCTGTCCAACACCATCGGCAATGTGCCGGCCGTGATCTTGCTCACCACTCTGCTGCCCGACCTTAGCGAGCAAACGCTGATTGCCCTCTCGCTGCTGTCGACCTTGGCCGGCAATTTGCTGCTCACCGGCTCCATCGCCAACATCATCGTTGCCGAGCGGGCGTCCCGAGCCGGCGTGGGGCTGAGCTTTTCCGATTTTGCCCACTCCGGCATCCCGATGACTCTTGCGAGCTTCGCCGTGGCGCTGATCTGGCTTTATGCCCTGCTCTGA
- the rpe gene encoding ribulose-phosphate 3-epimerase yields MSTPNIKVAASVLAARFDKLGEEVRAVDKAGADHIHLDVMDGHFVPNISFGASVIKSLRSCSDKIFDVHLMIAPVDPFIEAFAAAGADIITAHVEAGPHTHRTIQAIKHAGCKAGLALNPGTPVEAVEPLMDDLDLVLVMTVNPGFGGQSFIESTLRKVAKVREMIDRSGREIDLEVDGGINPSTAARCVAAGANVLVAGTAIFGGGPQRYAAEIAAIRG; encoded by the coding sequence ATGAGCACGCCGAACATCAAGGTCGCCGCTTCCGTCCTCGCAGCTCGTTTCGACAAGCTGGGCGAAGAGGTCCGCGCAGTGGACAAAGCCGGCGCCGACCACATTCATCTCGATGTGATGGACGGGCATTTCGTGCCGAACATCTCTTTCGGCGCCAGCGTTATCAAATCGTTAAGATCCTGCTCGGATAAGATATTCGACGTGCACTTGATGATTGCGCCGGTCGATCCTTTCATCGAGGCATTCGCCGCAGCTGGAGCGGATATCATAACCGCCCATGTTGAGGCGGGCCCGCACACCCACCGCACGATCCAGGCGATCAAGCACGCGGGGTGCAAGGCAGGGCTCGCGCTCAATCCGGGGACGCCTGTCGAGGCCGTGGAGCCTCTCATGGACGACCTCGATCTGGTGCTGGTCATGACGGTCAATCCCGGCTTCGGCGGACAGTCCTTCATCGAAAGCACCCTTCGCAAGGTGGCGAAGGTGCGGGAGATGATCGATCGCAGCGGACGCGAGATTGATCTGGAAGTCGATGGCGGTATCAACCCGAGTACAGCAGCACGCTGCGTTGCAGCCGGCGCGAATGTCCTGGTGGCCGGCACAGCCATTTTCGGCGGCGGGCCTCAGCGCTATGCCGCAGAAATTGCAGCCATTCGCGGCTGA
- a CDS encoding heparinase II/III family protein produces the protein MAAAGSVAGSPAAELMDALARRTAHRLIDRAAGLVPRLAFRAASLSHPPRPLLRGDPDFAAAIYRGRFALAGHTVEAGSRSIFALLELPANFAAELHGFSWLKHLEAADTELARIQGRAHISDWITTRCYKSTVARDLSVAARRLISWLLHGPFLLHNADPAFARLFLGSLNRQASHLARALHLAPTNRGRLDAAIALGYAAISLGGLEKLRTELLDRLGQELEEQVLPDGGHISRNPAATVELLLDLLPLREAVHARKLHAPPPLDAAVERMLPFLRFLLHGDGGIATFNGVTDHMAGAVRALIDADDVRGKPITLARHTGYARLAFGRSTVLVDVGRPPAVGLNPAMQSGPLAFEFSDGPHRIVVNCGTSKTGNAAWAAASRRTAAHSTVCMGDRSASLIIDNGLTARIFGGPVLLGPQTVYGELTAHETGSVLEAYHNGYLAQFGYLHERRLFLAKHGADLRGEDRFLAAPDGRVMAPDTPFTVRFHIHPAVKVMTARDGTSVSLLLPNRVGWKFSARGAAMRVENSVYLPGLAAPRRAQQIVLSGRVGASRTVRWAFKRIDKPATASHQGSAPELPL, from the coding sequence ATGGCCGCCGCGGGAAGCGTTGCCGGATCGCCCGCCGCGGAGCTCATGGACGCCTTGGCGCGGCGCACCGCCCACCGTCTGATCGACCGCGCCGCTGGCCTGGTCCCGCGCCTCGCCTTCCGTGCCGCCAGCTTGAGCCATCCACCCCGTCCGCTGCTGCGGGGCGATCCGGATTTCGCCGCTGCCATTTATCGCGGCCGATTCGCGCTTGCCGGTCACACGGTCGAGGCCGGCAGCCGCTCGATCTTCGCGCTTCTCGAGCTGCCCGCGAATTTTGCGGCCGAGCTCCATGGCTTTTCCTGGCTCAAGCATCTGGAGGCCGCGGACACCGAGCTTGCCCGCATCCAGGGGCGGGCTCACATCAGCGATTGGATCACCACCCGCTGCTATAAGTCCACCGTGGCCCGCGACCTGTCCGTGGCCGCGCGCCGGCTGATCTCCTGGCTCCTGCACGGGCCGTTTCTCCTGCACAACGCCGACCCGGCCTTCGCCCGCCTGTTCTTGGGCAGTCTCAATCGGCAGGCCAGCCACCTCGCGCGGGCGCTCCATCTTGCGCCCACCAACCGCGGCCGGCTCGATGCCGCCATTGCCCTCGGCTATGCGGCGATCTCGCTCGGCGGGCTCGAGAAGCTGCGCACCGAGCTGCTGGACCGACTGGGGCAGGAGCTTGAGGAGCAGGTTCTGCCCGATGGCGGTCACATCTCGCGCAATCCGGCGGCCACGGTGGAATTGCTGCTCGATCTGCTGCCTTTGCGGGAAGCGGTCCACGCCCGCAAGCTGCACGCACCGCCACCACTCGATGCGGCAGTCGAACGCATGCTGCCCTTCCTGCGCTTCCTGCTGCATGGCGACGGGGGCATCGCCACCTTCAACGGCGTCACCGATCACATGGCGGGTGCGGTGCGGGCGCTGATCGATGCGGACGACGTGCGCGGCAAGCCCATTACCCTTGCCCGGCACACCGGCTACGCCCGCTTGGCCTTCGGGCGCTCGACCGTGCTGGTGGATGTTGGCCGCCCCCCGGCGGTGGGGCTCAATCCGGCCATGCAGTCGGGGCCGCTCGCCTTCGAATTCAGCGATGGGCCGCATCGCATCGTGGTCAATTGCGGCACCTCGAAGACGGGCAATGCCGCCTGGGCGGCTGCTTCGCGACGCACGGCGGCGCACTCCACCGTGTGCATGGGCGACCGCTCGGCCAGTCTGATCATCGATAACGGCCTGACGGCGCGGATCTTCGGCGGGCCGGTGCTGCTCGGCCCACAAACGGTCTATGGCGAGCTCACGGCGCACGAGACCGGGTCGGTGCTGGAGGCCTATCACAACGGCTATCTCGCCCAGTTCGGCTATCTGCACGAGCGGCGCCTGTTCCTGGCCAAACATGGTGCGGATCTGCGCGGCGAAGATCGCTTCCTGGCCGCGCCCGACGGTCGCGTTATGGCACCGGACACGCCCTTTACCGTGCGCTTCCACATCCATCCCGCCGTGAAGGTGATGACGGCGCGCGACGGAACGAGCGTGAGTCTGCTGCTACCGAACCGGGTCGGTTGGAAATTCTCCGCCCGCGGCGCCGCGATGCGTGTCGAGAACAGCGTATACCTGCCTGGCTTGGCAGCGCCCCGGCGTGCCCAGCAGATCGTGCTCTCTGGCCGCGTGGGCGCGAGCCGCACCGTGAGGTGGGCCTTCAAGCGCATCGACAAGCCGGCCACCGCCAGCCACCAGGGCTCAGCGCCAGAACTGCCACTCTAA
- a CDS encoding 2-hydroxychromene-2-carboxylate isomerase, translating into MGTIDFWYDFASPYSYLAAIRIDALAEDAGLTVQWRPFFMGGLAKELGTRQPDVKVRYMQRDMERLCSEYGLPYRAPDPFPQNSLLVSRVAMTAQVSPQRAVFSREVFDHEFARGRSISEKGEIAHLLTEIGLEPESVLADAATDAVKQRLRDETAEALRIGLFGAPSFVLADGEVFWGHDRLDRAIAWARRSRWHAQPQA; encoded by the coding sequence ATGGGAACCATCGATTTCTGGTATGACTTCGCCTCGCCCTATTCCTACCTGGCGGCGATTCGGATCGATGCTCTGGCCGAGGATGCCGGCCTGACCGTGCAATGGCGGCCGTTCTTCATGGGCGGGCTGGCGAAGGAGCTGGGGACGCGCCAACCTGATGTGAAGGTGCGGTATATGCAACGGGATATGGAGCGGCTGTGCAGCGAATACGGCCTGCCTTACCGTGCACCGGACCCGTTTCCGCAGAACAGTCTGCTGGTGTCGCGGGTGGCGATGACCGCCCAAGTCTCCCCACAGCGCGCCGTGTTCAGCCGCGAGGTTTTCGACCACGAATTCGCGCGGGGCCGGTCCATTTCCGAGAAAGGCGAGATCGCTCACCTGCTCACCGAGATCGGGCTGGAGCCCGAGTCGGTGCTGGCCGATGCGGCGACTGACGCGGTGAAACAGAGGCTGCGGGATGAAACGGCGGAAGCGCTGCGGATCGGTCTGTTCGGCGCGCCCTCCTTCGTTCTGGCCGACGGGGAGGTGTTCTGGGGGCACGACCGGCTTGACCGGGCCATCGCCTGGGCGAGACGGTCGCGCTGGCACGCTCAGCCTCAAGCTTGA
- a CDS encoding argininosuccinate synthase: protein MSDVKKVVLAYSGGLDTSIILKWLQTTYNCEVVPFTADLGQGEELGPARKKAEMLGCKEIFVEDLREEFVRDFVFPMFRANALYEGVYLLGTSIARPLIAKRQIEIARQTGADAVCHGATGKGNDQVRFELSYYALEPGIKVIAPWREWSFKSRSDLIDFAEKHQIPVPKDKRGEAPFSVDANLLHSSSEGKVLEDPWTAPPDYVFQRTLSPEEAPDQATEIEIGFERGDPVSINGERLSPATLLTRLNELGKANGIGRLDMVENRFVGMKSRGIYETPGGTILLAAHRAMESITLDRGAAHLKDELMPRYAELIYYGFWFSPEREMLQALIDKSQENVEGTVRLKLYKGNVIVIGRQSDKSLYSESLVTFEDDAGAYNQQDAEGFIKLNALRLRTLAARRRLLEG, encoded by the coding sequence ATGTCGGACGTCAAGAAGGTGGTGCTCGCCTATTCTGGCGGGTTGGACACCTCGATCATCCTCAAGTGGCTGCAGACCACCTATAACTGCGAGGTGGTGCCGTTCACCGCCGATCTCGGCCAGGGCGAGGAACTAGGCCCCGCCCGCAAAAAGGCGGAGATGCTGGGCTGCAAGGAAATCTTCGTCGAGGACCTGCGCGAGGAGTTCGTCCGCGACTTCGTGTTTCCCATGTTCCGCGCCAACGCGCTCTATGAAGGCGTCTATCTGCTCGGCACATCCATTGCCCGGCCGCTGATCGCCAAGCGCCAGATCGAGATCGCCCGCCAGACCGGCGCCGACGCCGTGTGCCATGGCGCGACCGGGAAGGGCAACGACCAGGTGCGGTTCGAGCTTTCCTATTACGCGCTGGAGCCAGGCATCAAGGTCATCGCCCCCTGGCGTGAGTGGAGCTTCAAGAGCCGATCCGACCTCATCGACTTCGCCGAGAAGCACCAGATCCCCGTGCCCAAGGACAAGCGCGGCGAGGCGCCTTTCTCTGTGGATGCCAACCTGCTGCACTCGTCTTCGGAAGGCAAGGTGCTGGAAGACCCCTGGACCGCGCCGCCGGACTATGTGTTCCAGCGCACCCTCTCGCCCGAGGAAGCGCCAGACCAGGCGACCGAGATCGAAATCGGCTTCGAGCGGGGTGATCCGGTATCGATCAACGGCGAGCGGCTCTCGCCGGCAACCCTGCTCACCCGGCTGAACGAGCTGGGCAAGGCCAACGGCATCGGCCGGCTCGACATGGTGGAGAATCGCTTCGTCGGCATGAAGTCGCGCGGCATCTATGAGACGCCCGGCGGCACCATCCTGCTCGCCGCTCACCGCGCGATGGAATCGATCACCCTCGATCGTGGCGCTGCTCATCTCAAGGACGAGCTGATGCCGCGCTACGCAGAGCTGATCTATTACGGCTTCTGGTTCTCGCCCGAGCGTGAGATGCTGCAGGCGCTCATCGACAAGAGCCAGGAGAATGTGGAAGGCACCGTCCGGCTGAAGCTCTACAAGGGCAACGTGATCGTGATCGGCCGCCAGAGCGACAAGTCGCTCTATTCCGAATCCCTGGTCACCTTCGAGGACGACGCGGGCGCCTATAACCAGCAGGACGCGGAAGGCTTCATCAAGCTGAACGCCCTGCGCCTGCGCACCCTGGCGGCACGGCGTCGGCTGCTGGAGGGCTGA
- a CDS encoding class I SAM-dependent methyltransferase, with product MLSLAMSAAELGAYIRESGLAELPAFDAAFRGENRYDSVDPANKTPFPPQWRDLVRLHRLVRDRKVMTILEFGVGWSTLVLAHALACNEVAYGQQIDGLRKATPFELFSVDDMAEFIESTRQMMPEHLRARVTLQFSPCAMGTFNGRICTYYETLPNICPDLIYLDGPSQFSVTGDVRGISTRAKDRMPMAADLLTLEHFLLPGTLVLVDGRTANARFLRANFQRNWRYTHDSESDVHLFELTEPPLGKINQAQIEFCLGSEWLRSLND from the coding sequence ATGCTTTCGCTCGCCATGTCGGCGGCCGAACTCGGCGCCTATATCCGTGAGAGCGGCTTGGCGGAGCTGCCTGCCTTCGATGCGGCGTTCCGCGGCGAAAACCGTTATGACAGCGTAGATCCAGCCAACAAGACCCCGTTCCCGCCGCAATGGCGCGACCTGGTGCGCCTGCACCGGCTGGTGCGCGACCGGAAGGTGATGACCATCCTGGAGTTCGGGGTCGGCTGGTCGACCCTCGTGCTCGCCCATGCGCTGGCCTGTAACGAGGTGGCTTATGGCCAGCAGATCGACGGGCTGCGCAAGGCAACACCCTTCGAGCTCTTTTCCGTCGACGACATGGCCGAGTTCATAGAGTCGACGCGACAGATGATGCCCGAGCACTTGCGGGCGCGGGTTACGCTGCAATTCAGCCCCTGTGCCATGGGCACCTTCAACGGTCGCATCTGCACCTATTACGAGACGCTGCCTAACATCTGCCCGGACCTGATCTATCTGGACGGGCCCAGTCAGTTCTCGGTAACCGGGGACGTGCGCGGCATCTCGACCAGGGCTAAGGATCGCATGCCCATGGCCGCCGACCTTCTGACGCTCGAGCATTTCCTTCTACCGGGGACGTTGGTGCTGGTGGATGGGCGTACGGCCAATGCGCGTTTCCTGCGCGCGAACTTCCAGCGAAACTGGCGATATACCCATGACAGCGAGAGCGACGTCCACCTGTTCGAACTGACAGAGCCGCCGCTTGGCAAGATCAACCAGGCTCAGATCGAGTTTTGCCTGGGCAGCGAATGGCTGCGATCGCTCAACGATTGA